One Trichoderma atroviride chromosome 7, complete sequence DNA segment encodes these proteins:
- a CDS encoding uncharacterized protein (TransMembrane:12 (i97-121o150-174i226-247o253-273i331-349o361-381i766-793o813-837i883-910o916-937i998-1018o1030-1054i)), whose translation MSADEKTPIGVESAPTSSHSNSSDVDATLSSRAGRDADLKKVDSKVPTPPAPKADDIDELYAHLPPHQAEILKRQVYTPELKAGVKAVYRYSSRADLAIIFVSSICAIASGAAIPLMTVIFGNLQHVFQEYFYSQGSMTYDQFVSKLSHFVLYFVYLAIGEFIVTYICTVGFIYTGEHIAAKIREHYLESCMRQNIGFFDKIGAGEVTTRITSDTNLIQDGISEKVSLTLAALATFVTAFVIGFINYWKLTLILSSTVFALVLNVGTGGSIMLKHNKASLEAYAQGGSVADEVLSSVRNAVAFGTQDRLAKQYDKHLQKAEYFGSRVKTSMAVMVAGMMLILYLNYGLAFWQGSKFLVEGIIPLSKVLIIMMSVMIGAFNLGNVTPNIQAFTTALAAAAKIFNTIDRISPLDPSDNKGEKIENFQGNIRLENVEHIYPSRPEVKVMNGVTLDIPAGKTTALVGASGSGKSTIVGLVERFYDPVGGTVYLDGHDISKLNLRWLRQQMALVSQEPTLFGTSIYNNIRHGLIGTTHEHESEEKQRELVTAAAVKANAHDFITALPEGYETNVGERGFLLSGGQKQRIAIARAVVSNPKILLLDEATSALDTKSEGVVQAALEAASQGRTTITIAHRLSTIKDAHNIVVMSQGSIVEQGTHDELLEKQGAYYNLVSAQKIAVAVQDTPTEEEEEIDEKTELLIRKHTTNKEEFEADPDDDIVAKLDRSATQKSASSIALQQKRKEEEDKEYSLWTLIKLIASFNGPEVKLMIVGLFFSAICGGGNPTSAVFFAKQIVTLSQPITPENAHHIKKTSDFWSAMFLMLAFVQFIAFSAQGYLFAKCSERLVHRVRDRAFRSMLRQDVAFFDKDENTAGALTSFLSTETTYVAGLSGATLGTLLMMWTTLITAIVVSVSIGWKLALVSTATIPLLLACGFFRFWLLAHFQRRSKAAYAASATFASEAISAIRTVAALTREDDVLRMYHDSLAEQQRRSLRSVLKSSSLYAASQSLVFLIFALGFWYGGTLIGKGEYDLFQFFLCFMAIIFGAQSAGTIFSFAPDMGKAHHAAKELKTLFDRKPAIDTWSEEGQPVTQVDGILEFRDVHFRYPTRPEQPVLRGLNLTIQPGQYVALVGASGCGKSTTIALLERFYDPLSGGVFMDGKEISTLNLNDYRSFIALVSQEPTLYQGTIKENILLGSAEENVSDEAVEFACREANIYDFIVSLPEGFNTVVGSKGTLLSGGQKQRIAIARALIRNPKILLLDEATSALDSESEHVVQAALDKAAKGRTTIAVAHRLSTIQKADVIYVFNQGRIVEAGTHPELMKKNGRYAELVNLQSLAKNN comes from the coding sequence ATGTCTGCCGACGAGAAAACGCCCATAGGCGTGGAGTCGGCACCCACCTCAAGCCACAGCAACTCCTCCGATGTCGATGCCACGCTTTCATCCAGGGCCGGCCGCGATGCTGATCTGAAAAAGGTGGACTCCAAGGTACCCACCCCTCCGGCTCCCAAGGCCGACGACATCGATGAGCTTTACGCGCATCTGCCTCCACACCAGGCCGAGATCTTGAAGCGCCAGGTCTATACCCCGGAGCTCAAGGCCGGTGTCAAGGCCGTCTACCGATACTCCTCTCGAGCCGAtctggccatcatcttcgtttCCTCCATCTGTGCCATCGCTTCTGGAGCCGCCATTCCTCTGATGACCGTCATCTTCGGTAACCTCCAGCACGTGTTCCAGGAGTACTTCTACTCCCAGGGCTCCATGACCTACGACCAATTTGTTAGCAAGTTGAGCCACTTTGTCCTCTACTTTGTGTACTTGGCTATTGGAGAATTCATCGTCACCTACATCTGCACTGTCGGCTTCATTTACACCGGCGAGCATATCGCTGCCAAGATTCGTGAGCACTATCTTGAGAGCTGCATGCGCCAGAATATTGGTTTCTTCGATAAGATCGGTGCCGGTGAAGTTACCACGCGCATCACCTCCGATACCAATCTCATCCAGGATGGCATCTCAGAAAAGGTTTCTCTTACCCTCGCTGCTCTTGCTACCTTTGTCACTGCATTCGTCATCGGCTTCATCAACTACTGGAAGTTGACTCTTATTCTCTCCTCCACCGTCTTCGCCTTGGTCCTCAACGTTGGTACTGGTGGTAGCATCATGCTCAAGCACAACAAGGCTTCTCTTGAGGCTTATGCTCAGGGCGGTAGCGTGGCGGATGAAGTCCTGAGCTCGGTCCGAAACGCCGTTGCTTTTGGCACTCAGGATCGCCTGGCCAAGCAGTATGACAAGCATCTTCAAAAGGCCGAGTACTTTGGATCCCGCGTCAAGACTTCCATGGCTGTCATGGTCGCCGGCATGATGTTGATTCTATACCTCAACTACGGCCTTGCGTTCTGGCAAGGTAGCAAATTCCTCGTCGAGGGTATCATCCCGCTGTCCAAGGTCCTGATCATCATGATGTCTGTCATGATTGGTGCCTTCAACCTCGGCAACGTTACTCCCAACATCCAGGCCTTCACCActgctcttgctgccgccgccaaaatcttcaacaccatcgaCCGAATCTCTCCTTTGGATCCCAGTGACAACAAGGGCGAAAAAATCGAAAACTTCCAAGGAAACATTCGCTTGGAAAATGTCGAGCACATTTACCCATCCCGACCCGAGGTCAAGGTTATGAACGGTGTCACTCTTGATATTCCTGCTGGTAAAACAACTGCATTGGTTGGTGCCTCCGGATCTGGTAAGAGTACCATTGTTGGTTTGGTTGAAAGATTTTACGACCCTGTTGGAGGCACAGTCTAccttgatggccatgacatTAGCAAGCTCAATCTCAGATGGCTACGCCAACAAATGGCCCTTGTCAGTCAGGAACCTACTCTTTTCGGAACGTCCATCTACAACAATATCCGCCACGGTTTGATCGGCACAACACATGAACACGAGAGCGAGGAGAAGCAACGCGAGCTTGTTACCGCAGCAGCTGTCAAGGCCAATGCCCACGACTTCATTACTGCTCTCCCTGAAGGGTACGAGACAAATGTTGGCGAGCGTGGTTTCCTCTTGTCTGGTGGTCAAAAGCAGCGTATCGCTATTGCTCGTGCTGTCGTATCGAACCCCAAGATTTTGCTCCTGGACGAAGCTACTTCTGCTCTTGATACCAAGTCCGAAGGTGTTGTCCAGGCCGCTTTGGAAGCCGCTTCACAAGGTCGaaccaccatcaccattgcCCACAGACTGTCTACCATCAAAGATGCTCACAACATTGTCGTCATGTCTCAAGGCAGCATCGTGGAACAAGGTACCCacgatgagcttctcgagaAACAGGGTGCCTACTACAATCTTGTTTCCGCCCAAAAGATTGCCGTGGCTGTTCAGGATACGCccacagaagaagaagaagaaatcgatGAAAAGACCGAGCTCCTGATTCGCAAGCATACCACTAACAAAGAAGAGTTTGAAGCCGACCCCGATGACGATATTGTCGCCAAACTTGACCGATCAGCTACACAAAAGTCCGCCTCAAGCATTGCCCTTCAGCAGAAgcgaaaggaagaagaggataaGGAGTATAGCCTGTGGACCCTTATTAAACTGATTGCCTCTTTCAACGGTCCCGAGGTGAAGCTGATGATTGTtggtctctttttctctgccATTTGCGGTGGCGGTAACCCTACCTCTGcagtcttcttcgccaaacAAATCGTCACCCTTTCGCAGCCCATCACCCCCGAGAATGCGCATCACATCAAGAAGACATCTGATTTCTGGAGTGCCATGTTCTTGATGCTTGCCTTTGTTCAGTTCATCGCCTTCTCAGCTCAGGGTTACTTGTTTGCTAAATGCTCCGAGCGTCTTGTTCACCGTGTTCGAGACCGTGCCTTCCGCTCAATGTTGCGCCAAGATGTTGCCTTTTttgacaaggacgagaaTACTGCCGGTGCTTTGACTTCCTTCCTATCGACTGAGACAACCTACGTCGCTGGACTTAGTGGTGCTACGCTCGGTACTTTGCTCATGATGTGGACAACCTTGATTACTGCCATCGTCGTGTCGGTTTCTATTGGATGGAAGCTCGCACTCGTCTCGACCGCTACCATTCCCCTCTTGCTGGCATGTGGTTTCTTCCGTTTCTGGCTGCTTGCCCACTTCCAAAGGCGCTCCAAGGCAGCGTacgccgcctccgccactTTTGCTTCCGAGGCCATCTCTGCCATCCGAACTGTAGCCGCTCTTACCCGTGAGGACGATGTTTTGAGGATGTACCACGATTCCCTtgctgagcagcagcgacgcaGTCTTCGGTCTGTGTTGAAGTCCAGCTCTTTGTACGCCGCTTCGCAGTCGCTTGTCTTCTTGATCTTCGCCCTGGGCTTCTGGTATGGTGGAACCCTGATTGGAAAGGGCGAGTATGACCTGTTCCAGTTCTTCCTTTgcttcatggccatcatctttggtGCCCAGTCAGCTGGTAcgattttctcttttgccccgGATATGGGCAAAGCACACCACGCTGCCAAGGAGTTGAAGACCTTGTTTGATCGCAAGCCCGCCATCGACACCTGGTCAGAGGAAGGCCAGCCCGTGACCCAAGTCGATGGTATCCTGGAGTTCCGCGACGTCCATTTCCGCTACCCGACCCGCCCTGAGCAGCCAGTTCTGCGAGGCTTGAACTTGACCATCCAGCCTGGACAGTACGTTGCTCTTGTCGGTGCCTCTGGTTGTGGTAAGAGTACTACTATTGCTCTCCTGGAACGATTCTACGACCCTCTGAGTGGTGGCGTTTTCATGGATGGTAAGGAGATTAGCACCCTCAACTTGAACGATTATCGATCCTTTATCGCGCTTGTCAGCCAAGAGCCTACGCTATACCAGGGAACTATCAAAGAAAACATCTTGCTTGGATCTGCCGAAGAGAATGTTTCAGACGAGGCCGTTGAGTTTGCCTGCCGCGAAGCCAATATCTATGACTTTATTGTTTCTTTGCCTGAGGGTTTCAACACTGTTGTGGGTAGCAAGGGAACGCTGCTGTCTGGtggccagaagcagcgcattgccattgcccgAGCACTTATCCGCAACCCCAAGATCCTGCTCCTTGATGAAGCCACATCTGCTTTGGATTCCGAGTCCGAGCACGTTGTGCAAGCTGCTCTGGACAAAGCCGCCAAGGGTCGCACGACCATTGCCGTGGCTCACCGTCTCAGCACAATCCAGAAGGCGGACGTTATCTACGTGTTCAACCAGGGCCGCATTGTCGAAGCCGGCACTCACCctgagctgatgaagaagaacggTCGCTATGCTGAGCTTGTCAACCTCCAGAGCTTGGCTAAGAACAACTAA
- a CDS encoding uncharacterized protein (BUSCO:EOG092D0433): protein MAEITTLDALQALHRELLTLSSGGGSSSDNLSNELLFEIFEKELERLWERPKKNEKSRSAVKSGKVSIDGNEYSLNDRFQQDVFAISDEIDLDELDAVRYLLDSQDDVSVLGRSLLECAVIRFHQQRKYVLDSFRLFLELNNMDYDGEEPNALETIKVYVDTRVLRRTSDASKRLAPRCLRAMAEIKLWLQKLGEKITAAQTLGNAPADELPEELETVEFSRVSLVQQHEALGVILCECIDKGQAETPDFLEFISVLKRWDKYDTLLVHYVPAIGAYMSVFASSEGGYDLRQGREINRKIFPPADDSTWPLPFLHATVRAWWLAEYSGWYLDDPPESAIPPGTDLDEEDRQRSKQFIDSLKDGAFDFLLSVAGDIRSPDWHDSVRAGMRKWLQRKSSPLVSERTQFSSFFQLCFMSQLEVFVDAFITNLPDVLRKLRVEEDEQRQLSQTHEQDLDLERFLLIIAYAYEGRPEASTNFWQDPDSNLAGFMHWASRRASTPLVAAFCEMLQAISVNDECATAAHEFLLDEGHHSSGKMRRTQSLTWTQIFKELDFFSEKIKQKPAPTQAVRFRGGKPAADVIETEPESSMMLECYLRLITKLASESEVTRHFLLLNSGYNLVDMLFELASSPIPSQLRGCVFLALKALVSRKSLQENHAMWRCLENWISGGYVVGATAAGSIRLQQPTPVVSMDRIFDEMSNGFEDPDSFIKLLLELVTPASDSSPLNDGLPFPENLGASSRAPGIEVYIDFVIGLVFSSKIQDLQDVHQTRVLRLSCLEFILACLTSFNEDLLVLANETNIAIDSLVSTTDLATYVRMHPFARVMEWMFNDKVMTALFNTIHQKSTDIGNATPDSPLILGVLRAVEVISKVIDLETTYLDLVRPLIKNQSGPRRQPVANAAYASFQDGLVTRLNLVVDLGKYCGIGHPDLTLACLKLLEKMSSSSKITAAWSGSSRRAHRNKAIVAMEANGEHEAISRAFIAEVMAPLEAGSGAESPLYITKLYILDFLYQCLRTTPKEPTIAHLLLGFKCGLDSVSVEVNSAFASRTSLFHSILGLLLESPSSDALGMRQWLIAIKSRVMRILNILWTSPLSSRIAIRELRENELLFHLLTRETVIQPDLLWEGQNVGNPQFPMSDGAVTLVEFLTLRSMSLEYIAMELCKIAQSRMPGVKRRIFNALNGQIVVENNETIQTPTVFDLFDFLLPDGFWEIPPPSIQFYKDLDLTSCLEKDADANQIYNIDRVREILLLKRGEAQQGTVIAVNDMALIEKEEVSIMEYLISCDRQKQIGSHCLRVLRSWIKVLLVMVESCDYKGAAQTSFFLQALQAILPSLEIFAADRPNEALELAKLARVLLFKLDLSPLQTEDKNSRAIGNLVSDKLYQLFQTCLQAIGKWAGSPELRSVYYEVCYRYLAGMSEDHGPLAASRPKTFKTVQVYGERLINVVCDDAYCGEPACQTSALIFLGALVHMDSQERKSYVVEALNKLNFIGILIDSLRNIMQEWHDVFVSNNTDQQNFQNARLAIILQLAQSRIGAKYILHGNLFRSLENSGLFAADPELQIDAANPRALEQHYDLLARVVRIIGAAILSRGNNNVTQGRKFLTDHRMLVSHALKRSAGIGTGNEGQGLEEKIEELADALVVVIAATNFLEFENDILPEPKPHEHAFFH from the exons ATGGCCGAGATTACGACATTAGACGCCCTCCAGGCCCTCCACCGCGAGCTGTTGACGCTGAGCAgcggtggtggcagcagctccgacAACTTGAGCAATGAACTTCTTTTTGAAATCTTTGAgaaagagctggagaggctATGGGAGCGCCCGAAGAAGAACGAAAAGAGCCGCAGCGCGGTGAAGAGCG GCAAGGTTTCAATTGACGGCAACGAGTACTCATTGAACGACAGATTTCAACAAGATGTTTTTGCCATTTCAGACGAAATCGActtggacgagctggacgcTGTCAGATACCTCCTCGATTCGCAAGATGATGTCTCCGTGCTGGGACGATCGCTCCTCGAATGTGCCGTGATTCGATTCCACCAACAACGAAAATACGTGTTGGACTCGTTTAGGCTGTTTTTGGAGTTGAACAACATGGAttatgatggagaagagccgAACGCGTTAGAGACCATCAAAGTCTATGTCGATACCCGTGTACTACGAAGAACCTCCGACGCCTCGAAGCGTCTTGCGCCGAGATGTTTACGCGCGATGGCGGAAATCAAACTGTGGCTACAAAAGCTAGGAGAAAAAATAACAGCTGCTCAGACCCTAGGCAACGCGCCTGCAGATGAGCTGCCGGAGGAACTGGAAACCGTGGAATTTTCTCGCGTGAGCCTGGTTCAGCAGCATGAGGCCCTGGGCGTCATCCTATGCGAATGTATCGATAAAGGACAAGCCGAAACACCAGATTTCCTCGAATTTATCTCCGTATTGAAGAGATGGGACAAATATGACACGCTATTAG TTCATTATGTCCCGGCAATCGGTGCCTATATGTCTGTTTTCGCGTCATCTGAGGGAGGCTATGACCTAAGGCAGGGCAGAGAGATTAATAGAAAAATATTCCCTCCGGCAGATGACTCGACTTGGCCGCTTCCCTTTTTACATGCAACAGTTCGCGCATGGTGGCTTGCAGAATACAGTGGATGGTATCTGGATGATCCTCCCGAGTCTGCCATACCGCCAGGCACTGATTTGGATGAAG AGGATCGTCAGAGGTCAAAGCAGTTCATAGATTCCCTCAAAGATGGCGCGTTTGATTTCTTGCTCTCGGTAGCTGGAGACATCCGATCCCCAGACTGGCATGATTCCGTCCGGGCTGGTATGCGCAAGTGGTTACAAAGGAAATCGTCACCTCTAGTCTCTGAAAGAACCCAGTTCTcaagcttcttccagctgtGTTTCATGTCACAGCTAGAGGTTTTTGTCGATGCCTTTATAACCAACTTACCTGATGTTCTCCGAAAACTcagagtggaagaagatgagcaaCGCCAGCTCAGTCAGACACATGAGCAAgatttggatttggagaGATTCCTACTGATTATTGCATACGCCTACGAAGGACGACCCGAAGCGTCTACAAACTTTTGGCAAGATCCAGACAGCAATCTTGCTGGATTCATGCATTGGGCTTCTAGAAGAGCTTCGACGCCCCTAGTTGCAGCGTTTTGCGAGATGCTTCAAGCCATCTCCGTGAACGACGAATGTGCAACCGCTGCACATGAGTTCCTTTTAGATGAAGGCCACCATTCATCAGGAAAGATGAGAAGGACACAGTCCCTGACCTGGACTCAAATATTTAAAGAGCTTGACTTCTTCTCAGAAAAGATAAAACAGAAGCCTGCTCCAACACAAGCAGTAAGATTCCGCGGTGGAAAGCCCGCTGCTGATGTCATAGAAACCGAACCTGAGTCCTCCATGATGCTTGAATGCTATCTACGCCTTATTACTAAATTGGCGAGCGAAAGCGAGGTTACAAGACACTTTCTGCTACTGAATTCGGGCTATAATCTTGTCGACATGCTATTCGagttggccagcagccccaTACCTTCTCAGCTGCGTGGCTGCgttttcttggctttgaagGCTCTAGTGAGCCGCAAGAGCCTTCAAGAAAACCATGCAATGTGGAGGTGTTTGGAGAATTGGATCTCGGGAGGGTATGTCGTTGGTGCAACCGCCGCAGGTTCAATACGATTACAGCAGCCAACGCCAGTGGTATCGATGGACCGTATTTTTGATGAAATGAGTAATGGCTTCGAGGATCCCGACTCTTTTATCAAGCTCTTACTGGAACTCGTCACCCCAGCAAGCGACTCTAGTCCGCTGAACGATGGCCTACCATTCCCTGAAAATCTGGGCGCCAGTTCCCGAGCACCCGGCATTGAGGTTTACATCGACTTCGTTATTGGCCTTGTGTTTTCATCCAAGATCCAGGACCTTCAGGATGTTCATCAGACAAGAGTGCTGCGTCTTAGTTGCTTGGAGTTTATTCTTGCCTGTCTAACGTCATTCAATGAAGATCTGCTGGTTTTAGCAAACGAGACCAATATCGCCATCGACTCTTTGGTCTCGACGACCGACTTGGCGACATACGTCAGGATGCATCCTTTTGCACGAGTGATGGAGTGGATGTTCAATGATAAGGTTATGACGGCGCTATTCAATACCATTCATCAAAAGTCTACCGACATTGGAAACGCTACACCAGACTCACCACTTATTTTGGGCGTGCTGCGTGCTGTTGAGGTCATATCCAAAGTCATTGATCTCGAAACAACCTATCTCGACCTTGTCCGGCCACTGATTAAGAACCAGTCGGGCCCACGCAGGCAACCTGTTGCAAATGCCGCGTACGCTTCATTCCAAGATGGACTGGTGACCAGGTTAAATCTAGTCGTTGACCTGGGAAAATACTGCGGCATAGGCCACCCTGACCTGACTCTGGCGTGCTTGAagttgctggagaagatgtcatcatcatccaaaaTAACAGCTGCCTGGTCTGGAAGTAGTCGCCGTGCCCATCGGAACAAGGCAATTGTTGCCATGGAAGCCAACGGAGAGCACGAAGCCATATCAAGAGCATTCATCGCCGAAGTAATGGCGCCTCTTGAGGCAGGCAGCGGGGCAGAATCGCCTCTCTACATAACAAAGCTCTATATTCTGGATTTCTTATACCAATGTCTTCGAACGACGCCAAAAGAGCCGACCATTGCACACTTGCTACTTGGCTTTAAATGCGGACTGGATTCGGTTTCGGTAGAGGTAAACAGTGCATTTGCGTCTCGCACCTCGCTGTTCCACAGTATACTGGGTCTCTTGTTAGAGTCACCGTCCAGCGATGCTCTTGGCATGAGACAATGGCTAATTGCCATCAAATCTCGTGTGATGCGCATCTTAAATATCCTCTGGACCTCACCACTATCATCAAGAATCGCCATCCGAGAGCTCCGTGAGAATGAGctgctcttccatcttcttacGCGCGAGACTGTTATTCAGCCGGATTTGTTGTGGGAAGGCCAAAATGTTGGAAATCCGCAGTTTCCAATGTCTGACGGAGCCGTCACACTGGTTGAGTTTCTGACGCTGCGAAGTATGAGCTTGGAGTATATTGCCATGGAACTCTGCAAGATTGCTCAATCACGCATGCCCGGTGTTAAGAGACGCATATTCAATGCTCTGAACGGCCAAATTGTGGTGGAGAACAACGAGACGATCCAGACTCCCACTGTATTTGATTTGTTTGACTTTCTCCTGCCAGATGGGTTTTGGGAGATTCCTCCTCCATCGATTCAATTCTACAAGGATTTGGATCTTACTAGCTGCTTGGAGAAGGACGCCGACGCCAACCAGATTTACAATATAGATCGCGTTCGGGAGATTCTCTTGCTGAAGAGAGGCGAAGCGCAACAGGGGACCGTCATAGCCGTCAATGATATGGCGCTCatcgaaaaagaagaggtaTCAATAATGGAGTATCTCATCTCGTGCGATAGACAGAAGCAAATTGGCTCACATTGCCTCCGAGTCTTGCGATCCTGGATCAAGGTGCTGCTTGTCATGGTAGAATCCTGCGATTACAAGGGCGCTGCGCAGACATCATTCTTCCTTCAAGCACTGCAAGCCATTTTGCCAAGCTTGGAGATCTTTGCCGCAGACCGTCCGAATGAGGCTCTGGAGCTGGCCAAACTGGCGAGGGTGTTGCTATTCAAGCTGGACCTTTCACCTCTCCAGACTGAAGACAAGAACAGCAGAGCCATTGGTAACTTGGTTAGCGACAAGCTGTACCAGCTCTTCCAGACCTGTCTCCAGGCCATTGGCAAGTGGGCAGGCTCACCCGAATTAAGGTCAGTCTACTACGAGGTCTGCTACCGCTATCTAGCTGGAATGTCCGAGGATCATGGGCCATTGGCTGCTAGCCGTCCGAAGACGTTTAAGACTGTGCAGGTATATGGTGAGCGACTTATCAACGTTGTCTGCGATGATGCGTATTGCGGAGAGCCGGCATGCCAGACGTCTGCCCTCATCTTCCTGGGCGCCTTGGTCCACATGGATAGCCAGGAACGAAAGAGCTATGTTGTCGAAGCACTGAACAAGCTCAATTTCATCGGTATCCTGATTGACTCGTTGCGAAACATTATGCAAGAATGGCATGATGTCTTTGTGTCCA ACAACACGGACCAACAAAACTTCCAAAACGCCCGTCTCGCTATCATCCTCCAGCTGGCTCAATCTCGCATCGGTGCCAAGTACATTCTTCACGGCAACCTCTTCCGCTCCCTCGAGAACTCTGGTCTCTTTGCTGCTGACCCTGAGCTGCAAATCGATGCGGCAAACCCTCGTGCCCTGGAGCAACATTACGATCTGCTAGCCAGGGTTGTCCGCATCATTGGCGCAGCCATCCTAAGCCGCGGCAACAACAATGTGACCCAGGGACGCAAGTTCCTTACAGACCACCGCATGCTCGTGAGCCACGCTTTGAAGCGCAGCGCCGGCATTGGTACGGGCAATGAGGGCCAgggcttggaggagaagattgAAGAACTCGCAGATGCCCTAGTGGTTGTTATTGCTGCAACAAACTTCTTAGAG TTTGAAAATGATATCCTACCAGAGCCAAAGCCACACGAACATGCCTTCTTCCACTag